In one Sphingomonas hankookensis genomic region, the following are encoded:
- a CDS encoding PepSY domain-containing protein, producing MQLHIGASRLHRWLALVVGVQLLLWFTSGLVMSLLPIERVRGEHLVQREPAGVLPTRSYAPLERIAAGSQIRSARYRLLLDRPIVEIETAPGTFRIHDALTGALLPAVGAPAAGEIASAAYTGRPKPLFEVTRVTANTAEYKGRLPAWQVAFADPDATRVYVDEAGRIAAVRTETWRFYDFFWALHIMDWSEHENFNTPWLKAFAAGGLLLAIAGTILLYLRWPRKRRRRAEG from the coding sequence ATGCAGCTGCACATAGGCGCGAGCCGGCTTCACCGCTGGCTGGCGCTCGTCGTGGGGGTTCAGCTCCTGCTCTGGTTCACCAGTGGTCTGGTGATGAGCCTGCTGCCGATCGAGCGCGTGCGTGGCGAGCATCTCGTGCAGCGCGAACCCGCCGGGGTGCTTCCGACGCGGTCCTATGCCCCGCTGGAGCGGATCGCGGCGGGATCGCAAATACGCAGCGCGCGCTATCGCCTGCTTCTCGATCGGCCGATCGTCGAGATCGAGACCGCGCCGGGCACGTTTCGGATTCACGATGCCTTGACCGGGGCGCTGCTTCCCGCGGTCGGTGCCCCGGCCGCGGGCGAGATCGCATCGGCCGCCTACACGGGCCGACCGAAACCCCTGTTCGAGGTGACCCGAGTCACTGCCAACACCGCCGAGTATAAGGGACGGCTGCCCGCCTGGCAGGTCGCGTTCGCCGATCCGGATGCGACGCGCGTCTATGTCGACGAGGCCGGGCGGATCGCCGCCGTGCGCACCGAAACTTGGCGCTTCTACGACTTCTTCTGGGCGCTCCACATCATGGACTGGAGCGAGCACGAGAACTTCAACACGCCATGGCTCAAGGCCTTCGCCGCCGGGGGGCTTCTGCTCGCGATCGCCGGGACGATCCTGCTCTATCTGCGCTGGCCGAGAAAAAGGCGCCGCAGGGCGGAGGGGTAG
- a CDS encoding DUF305 domain-containing protein, whose product MKNPYVNLAVQSLVGGIIMYFVMFVMIDRLSSFYNNLNMFYMALMMVTPMIVLMIVAMPHMFPSKRANGLLLVGSIVVFVASFALIRTQTTIGDTAFLRSMIPHHSGAILMCREASLRDPELKTLCQDIIRSQQQEIDQMKGMLARQ is encoded by the coding sequence ATGAAGAACCCCTATGTGAACCTCGCGGTGCAGTCGCTGGTCGGCGGCATCATCATGTATTTCGTCATGTTCGTGATGATCGACCGCCTGTCGAGCTTCTACAACAACCTCAACATGTTCTACATGGCGCTGATGATGGTCACGCCGATGATCGTGCTGATGATCGTCGCCATGCCGCACATGTTCCCGTCGAAGCGCGCCAACGGCTTGCTGCTGGTCGGATCGATCGTCGTGTTCGTCGCGAGCTTTGCGCTCATCCGCACGCAGACGACGATCGGCGACACGGCGTTCCTGCGGTCGATGATCCCCCACCACTCGGGCGCGATCCTGATGTGCCGCGAGGCGTCGCTGCGTGACCCCGAGCTGAAGACGCTGTGCCAGGACATCATCCGCTCGCAGCAGCAGGAAATCGATCAGATGAAGGGCATGCTTGCGCGCCAGTGA
- a CDS encoding copper resistance protein B — MSLVLSAMLLASAAQCTPEHAAMGHCKMPVPAKPKAAAAKPAPKARPKPKAKPKPAVKAPARPAPRASTSPSSAAAAPGAAPIDPSCPPEHAAMGHCTPKTSAAQQSAPAAAAAPAPAAATDPDCPPEHAAKGHCTPKATAPAVSSAPMGKGGTALPAGNAPAPAAPEANYADRVWGRDAMAPARTALRREHGGMSYSQLMLNLAEVQFRDGRDGYRWDGEFWYGGDINRLTIKSEGEGTFRENTEGEVQALYSRAVGPYFNLQAGVRQDFGPGPDRTYATVGFEGLAPYWFDVEGALFLSDKGDVFGRLEGYYDQRITQRLVLQPRVELNLSAQDVPSSGLGSGLTDAEAGLRLRYEIKREFAPYVGVSWERRLGDTARYARAAGEGTGGFSVVAGVRAWF; from the coding sequence ATGAGCCTCGTCCTCAGCGCCATGCTGCTGGCTTCGGCCGCCCAGTGCACGCCCGAACACGCGGCGATGGGCCATTGCAAGATGCCCGTGCCCGCCAAGCCGAAGGCTGCGGCGGCCAAGCCCGCGCCGAAGGCGAGGCCGAAGCCGAAGGCTAAGCCGAAGCCGGCGGTCAAGGCGCCTGCGCGTCCGGCACCGCGTGCCTCAACGTCGCCATCATCCGCCGCGGCGGCCCCAGGTGCGGCACCGATCGATCCCTCGTGCCCGCCCGAGCATGCGGCGATGGGCCACTGCACGCCCAAGACGTCGGCGGCGCAACAGTCGGCACCCGCTGCGGCTGCTGCACCTGCACCTGCGGCCGCGACCGATCCCGATTGTCCGCCCGAGCATGCCGCGAAGGGTCACTGCACCCCCAAGGCGACCGCGCCTGCCGTCTCTTCGGCCCCCATGGGCAAGGGCGGCACCGCGCTGCCGGCCGGGAACGCACCCGCGCCCGCTGCGCCGGAGGCGAACTACGCCGATCGCGTGTGGGGCCGCGACGCGATGGCACCCGCGCGGACGGCACTGCGCCGCGAGCATGGCGGCATGTCGTATTCGCAGCTGATGCTGAACCTTGCCGAGGTGCAGTTCCGCGACGGCCGTGACGGCTACAGGTGGGACGGCGAGTTCTGGTATGGCGGCGACATCAACCGCCTGACGATCAAGAGCGAGGGCGAAGGGACGTTCCGCGAGAATACCGAGGGCGAGGTGCAGGCGCTCTACAGCCGGGCCGTCGGGCCCTATTTCAACCTGCAGGCCGGCGTCCGCCAGGACTTCGGGCCCGGCCCGGACCGCACCTACGCCACGGTCGGCTTCGAAGGGCTCGCACCTTACTGGTTCGACGTCGAAGGCGCGCTGTTCCTGTCCGACAAGGGCGACGTGTTCGGGCGCCTGGAAGGCTATTACGACCAGCGCATCACCCAGCGGCTCGTGCTGCAGCCTCGCGTCGAGTTGAACCTGTCGGCGCAGGACGTGCCGTCCAGCGGCCTGGGGTCCGGACTGACGGACGCGGAAGCCGGGCTGCGGCTGCGCTACGAGATCAAACGCGAGTTCGCGCCCTATGTCGGCGTGTCGTGGGAGCGCAGGCTCGGCGACACGGCGCGCTATGCCCGCGCCGCGGGCGAGGGCACCGGCGGCTTCAGCGTGGTGGCGGGCGTTCGCGCCTGGTTCTGA
- a CDS encoding copper resistance system multicopper oxidase, protein MTRTIDRRQLLRGATLTGGGLALAAYMPAWAQSVSAGIVKPLPTVSGEDITLRIAHQMMMIDGRESHAIGINGTVPAPLIRLREGQNVRLHVENALDEDSSIHWHGLILPFHMDGVPGVSFPGIKPRSTFTYEFPIVQSGTYWYHSHSGLQEQLGHYGPIVIDPKGVDPIQSDREHVIVLSDHSQMHPHIIFKKLKQQGGYFNFQKQTLAGLLAGKDQSAKERLEWGAMRMDPTDVADVTGSTYTYLVNGHGPRDNWTGLFRPGEQVRLRIINASAMTTFNFRIPGLKMTVVQADGLPVRPVAVDEMQIAVAETYDVIVQPADERAYTIVGESVDRSGMARATLAPREGMAAAVPPLRRRPLADMKDMGMGGMDHGSGGSMAGMDHSAMGHAKPAGAAAPACPPEHAAMGHCKPTGDAATGGGQQGAMDHASGGMDHSMRDFSVAPEVKKTPTVQTISPMPVDRMGEPGQGLEDVGHKVLVYTDLMAVDRNPDVRAPDRSMRIHLTGNMERYMWAFDGEKLSEVRKPIPFLKDERVRVTLVNDTMMGHPIHLHGHFFELVTGHGEFAPRKHTIQVQPGGTATFDVTTDAVGDWAFHCHMLYHMHAGMMQVVSVRPRDGDTK, encoded by the coding sequence ATGACGCGCACCATCGATCGCCGCCAGCTTCTGCGCGGTGCCACGCTGACCGGCGGCGGCCTCGCTCTCGCGGCCTACATGCCCGCCTGGGCGCAGTCGGTATCCGCAGGGATCGTCAAGCCGCTGCCGACGGTGTCGGGCGAGGACATCACCCTGCGCATCGCGCACCAGATGATGATGATCGACGGTCGCGAGAGCCACGCCATCGGCATCAACGGCACGGTGCCGGCCCCGCTCATCCGCCTGCGCGAAGGCCAGAACGTGCGGCTGCACGTCGAGAACGCGCTCGACGAGGACAGCTCGATCCACTGGCACGGGCTCATCCTGCCGTTCCACATGGACGGCGTGCCCGGCGTCAGCTTCCCCGGCATCAAGCCGCGCTCGACCTTCACCTACGAATTCCCGATCGTGCAGTCGGGCACCTACTGGTATCACAGCCATTCGGGCCTGCAGGAGCAGCTCGGCCACTACGGCCCGATCGTCATCGACCCCAAGGGCGTCGACCCGATCCAGTCGGACCGCGAGCACGTGATCGTGCTGTCCGACCACAGCCAGATGCACCCGCACATCATCTTCAAGAAGCTCAAGCAGCAGGGCGGCTACTTCAACTTCCAGAAGCAGACGCTGGCCGGCCTGCTCGCGGGCAAGGACCAGTCGGCCAAGGAACGGCTGGAATGGGGCGCCATGCGCATGGACCCCACCGACGTCGCCGACGTGACCGGCAGCACCTACACCTATCTCGTCAACGGCCACGGCCCGCGCGACAACTGGACCGGCCTCTTCCGCCCCGGCGAGCAGGTGCGGCTGCGGATCATCAACGCTTCGGCTATGACCACCTTCAACTTCCGCATCCCCGGCCTCAAGATGACGGTCGTCCAGGCCGACGGCCTGCCGGTCCGCCCCGTCGCCGTCGACGAGATGCAGATCGCGGTCGCCGAGACATACGACGTCATCGTCCAGCCCGCCGATGAGCGCGCCTACACGATCGTCGGCGAAAGCGTCGACCGGTCCGGCATGGCGCGCGCCACCCTCGCGCCGCGTGAGGGCATGGCCGCTGCCGTCCCGCCGCTGCGCCGCCGACCGCTCGCCGACATGAAGGACATGGGCATGGGCGGCATGGACCACGGCTCCGGCGGATCGATGGCGGGCATGGACCATTCCGCCATGGGCCACGCCAAGCCGGCAGGCGCGGCGGCACCGGCATGTCCGCCGGAACACGCCGCCATGGGCCATTGCAAGCCGACCGGCGACGCTGCGACCGGCGGTGGTCAGCAGGGCGCGATGGACCACGCGTCGGGCGGCATGGATCACTCGATGCGCGACTTCTCGGTCGCGCCGGAGGTCAAGAAGACGCCGACCGTGCAGACCATTTCGCCGATGCCGGTCGACCGGATGGGCGAGCCGGGTCAGGGCCTCGAGGACGTCGGCCACAAGGTTCTGGTCTACACCGACCTGATGGCGGTCGACCGCAACCCGGACGTGCGCGCGCCCGACCGGTCGATGCGCATCCACCTCACCGGCAACATGGAACGCTACATGTGGGCGTTCGACGGCGAGAAGCTCAGCGAGGTCAGGAAGCCGATACCGTTCCTGAAGGACGAGCGGGTGCGCGTCACGCTGGTCAACGACACGATGATGGGTCACCCGATCCATCTGCACGGGCACTTCTTCGAGCTCGTCACGGGTCATGGCGAGTTCGCGCCGCGCAAGCACACGATCCAGGTCCAGCCGGGCGGCACCGCCACGTTCGACGTCACCACCGATGCCGTCGGCGACTGGGCGTTCCACTGCCACATGCTCTACCACATGCACGCCGGGATGATGCAGGTCGTCTCCGTCCGGCCGCGCGACGGAGATACGAAATGA